One Nocardia iowensis DNA window includes the following coding sequences:
- a CDS encoding AMP-binding protein: protein MAYGLAALAARAPAAVAVTDEVTEWTWPQLNSMVNRLANWLLSAGIGEGQRVAVMAENSAHTALAHLAVTFAGKSVVPINFQLTAAEVRHILADGAVHTVLCSARTAPVARAASSTVRVIAWGAEESDGVWALEQILATMPETEISDRIAPAAPLYYTSGTTGVPKGVRLPEQMFPGGDSMVEHVRRIEQSPVRPTGKHLIVGPMHHTGPIGGVRGLCVGVPLVVLRKFDAETVLRLIHEHRIETTMMVPTHFSRLLNLPADIRNRFDVSSIRTIVHTGAACPVHVKRAMIDWFGPVLREAYGSTEVGTVTFIDSEQWLAHPGSVGKALPGYELSIRDEQGKVLGPGQSGLVCVRSTIGAHPEYHNDPDKTRRGYVADEVFAVGEIGYLDAEGYLYLTDRASDMVVSGGVNIYPAESEAVLRTHPGVLDVAVIGIPHADLGEQLCALVLADADPPSSADLAQWCRDRLAHYKCPSLFEFVDTDLRTAMGKLDKRRLRAWYLSARDSVAAGGAV, encoded by the coding sequence GTGGCATACGGACTCGCCGCACTGGCGGCTCGGGCACCCGCTGCGGTGGCCGTCACCGATGAGGTGACCGAATGGACGTGGCCGCAATTGAATTCGATGGTCAACCGGCTCGCGAACTGGTTGCTGTCAGCCGGGATCGGCGAGGGGCAACGGGTTGCGGTGATGGCCGAGAACAGCGCGCACACGGCGCTGGCGCACCTGGCCGTCACCTTCGCGGGCAAGTCGGTGGTGCCGATCAACTTCCAGCTCACCGCCGCGGAGGTGCGCCACATCCTCGCCGACGGCGCTGTGCATACGGTGCTGTGCAGTGCCCGGACGGCACCGGTCGCGCGGGCGGCCTCATCGACGGTTCGCGTGATCGCCTGGGGTGCTGAGGAATCCGATGGCGTCTGGGCCTTGGAGCAGATCCTCGCGACGATGCCCGAGACCGAGATCTCCGATCGGATCGCACCGGCCGCGCCGTTGTACTACACCTCCGGCACCACCGGGGTACCGAAAGGGGTGCGGCTGCCCGAGCAGATGTTTCCCGGCGGGGATTCGATGGTCGAGCATGTCCGGCGCATCGAGCAGTCCCCGGTGCGGCCAACGGGTAAGCACCTCATCGTCGGGCCGATGCACCATACGGGCCCGATCGGTGGGGTGCGCGGGCTCTGCGTCGGCGTGCCACTCGTCGTACTGCGCAAGTTCGACGCAGAGACGGTGCTGCGGCTGATCCACGAGCACCGTATCGAGACCACGATGATGGTGCCCACGCATTTCTCCCGGCTGCTGAACCTGCCCGCGGACATCCGGAATCGGTTCGATGTCAGCAGTATTCGCACAATAGTGCACACCGGCGCGGCGTGCCCCGTGCACGTCAAGCGGGCAATGATCGACTGGTTCGGGCCCGTGCTGCGGGAGGCCTACGGTTCGACCGAGGTCGGCACTGTCACCTTCATCGACTCCGAGCAGTGGCTGGCACACCCGGGATCGGTGGGCAAAGCGCTGCCGGGCTACGAGCTCAGCATCCGCGATGAACAGGGAAAGGTACTTGGGCCGGGGCAGAGCGGACTGGTGTGTGTACGGTCCACGATCGGCGCGCACCCGGAATACCACAACGATCCGGACAAGACGCGCCGCGGCTACGTCGCCGACGAGGTGTTCGCGGTCGGCGAGATCGGCTACCTCGACGCCGAGGGGTACCTGTACTTGACCGATCGCGCGTCGGACATGGTCGTCAGCGGTGGGGTGAACATTTACCCGGCCGAGTCCGAGGCCGTATTGCGTACCCATCCCGGCGTGCTCGATGTCGCCGTGATCGGCATCCCGCACGCCGACCTCGGTGAGCAGCTGTGCGCGCTCGTGCTGGCCGATGCCGACCCGCCGTCGTCGGCCGATCTCGCCCAGTGGTGCCGAGACCGGTTGGCGCACTACAAATGTCCGTCGTTGTTCGAATTCGTCGATACCGATCTGCGGACGGCGATGGGCAAGCTCGACAAACGCAGGCTGCGTGCGTGGTATCTGTCGGCACGCGATTCCGTCGCCGCGGGGGGTGCGGTGTGA
- a CDS encoding acyl-CoA dehydrogenase family protein, with protein sequence MSIAEVDIPPLFEFTAEHAALRAMLRQWLATADRSESALGWESLCADAGIGELLFGGEAGEPAGTAIDVAVLAEESGAALYGGPLLSSAVAGALAIAARDEEWPAIARLRTGSSTIAVANALLDGPDATSAIRETGSACVSGRIEPVWDITGAALILCPVMNDTTNPPALAMLSTASAEVAVTELAGLDLSRPLGRVECAAAQPEFILDGEPARHAVAAMRSRARLVLATESLGIAQHVLDETVGYAGRRVQFGRTIGSFQAVAHRLADLAASVELARSAVYGAAWALTAEPDALDTEIDLAVAAALAGDTAVTVAKSAVQLHGGIAITWEHWAHRYLRRANTLAALTGGARHYRTHLAALIDRRDGHDEQY encoded by the coding sequence GTGAGTATCGCCGAGGTCGATATTCCGCCGCTGTTCGAGTTCACCGCCGAACACGCCGCGCTGCGCGCGATGCTGCGGCAGTGGCTGGCCACCGCGGACCGCAGCGAATCGGCGCTCGGGTGGGAAAGCCTGTGCGCCGATGCCGGGATCGGCGAGTTGCTGTTCGGTGGCGAGGCGGGCGAACCGGCTGGTACCGCCATCGATGTGGCCGTGCTGGCGGAGGAATCCGGTGCGGCACTGTACGGCGGCCCACTGCTGTCGAGCGCCGTCGCGGGCGCGCTGGCTATAGCGGCGCGCGACGAGGAATGGCCCGCGATTGCCCGGTTGCGCACCGGATCCTCGACGATCGCGGTGGCCAACGCGCTGTTGGATGGTCCCGACGCCACCTCCGCAATCCGCGAGACGGGCTCCGCGTGCGTGTCGGGCCGAATCGAGCCGGTGTGGGACATCACCGGAGCCGCACTGATCCTGTGCCCGGTCATGAATGACACCACCAATCCGCCTGCGCTTGCGATGTTGTCCACCGCTTCGGCCGAAGTCGCCGTCACGGAACTTGCCGGACTCGATCTGTCCCGGCCGCTGGGCCGAGTCGAATGCGCTGCCGCGCAGCCGGAGTTCATCCTGGACGGCGAACCGGCGCGGCACGCGGTCGCGGCTATGCGGTCGCGCGCGCGGCTGGTATTGGCCACCGAATCGCTTGGCATCGCGCAACACGTGCTGGACGAGACCGTCGGATACGCCGGGCGGCGAGTGCAATTCGGCCGGACGATCGGATCGTTCCAAGCGGTCGCGCATCGACTGGCGGACCTGGCGGCGTCGGTCGAGCTGGCCCGCTCGGCGGTGTACGGCGCGGCGTGGGCACTGACTGCCGAGCCGGACGCGCTCGACACCGAGATCGACCTCGCGGTGGCCGCCGCACTGGCCGGTGACACCGCCGTCACCGTCGCCAAGTCCGCGGTGCAGCTGCATGGCGGTATCGCCATCACCTGGGAGCACTGGGCGCATCGCTACCTGCGCCGCGCCAACACCCTCGCCGCGCTGACCGGCGGTGCTCGGCACTACCGCACACACCTCGCCGCACTGATCGATCGCAGGGACGGCCATGACGAACAATACTGA
- a CDS encoding acyl-CoA dehydrogenase family protein has protein sequence MTNNTEELADFRREVTEWVRATLPQRWLAVIESGSVETDLALADPTAAAPWFVALTERGWTAPQWPREHGGAGLDAEHSDVVRTVLAQYRADLPVQHFVPITLVGPGIIAWGTDEQRRRYLPGIVSGTDMWCQLFSEPGAGSDLAALATRAIATDDGHWIVHGQKVWSSFADRSRYGLLLARTDPDRPKNAGITCFLLDMSSPGVAVRPLRQITGGEHFCEVFLDQVAVPDSARLGPVHEGWRVALSALNAERSGLSGGSDAGGVALGPVIELARRRGRWQVESERDRLVALIATERALALTNLRNRAAAPRSGTSAAGSITKLVQSELSQRIAEIRFELAGPQAAYWDEGEPGLVTEAGAEPIGDAAYGLLDSRRLTIAGGTSEIQRGIIAHRVLGLEREPDPDRGRPWRELRRG, from the coding sequence ATGACGAACAATACTGAGGAACTTGCGGACTTCCGGCGGGAAGTCACCGAATGGGTCCGCGCCACGCTGCCGCAGCGGTGGTTGGCGGTGATCGAATCGGGTTCTGTCGAAACCGATTTGGCGCTCGCCGACCCGACGGCGGCCGCACCATGGTTCGTCGCGTTGACCGAGCGCGGCTGGACCGCGCCACAGTGGCCGCGCGAGCACGGCGGCGCGGGCTTGGACGCTGAGCACAGCGACGTGGTGCGAACCGTCCTGGCGCAGTACCGCGCCGATCTACCGGTACAGCATTTCGTGCCCATCACCCTGGTCGGGCCGGGCATCATTGCCTGGGGCACCGACGAACAGCGGCGCCGCTACCTCCCCGGCATCGTCTCCGGAACCGACATGTGGTGCCAGTTGTTCAGCGAACCGGGCGCGGGTTCGGACCTCGCCGCGCTGGCCACTCGGGCGATCGCCACCGATGACGGGCACTGGATTGTGCACGGGCAGAAGGTCTGGAGCTCGTTCGCCGACCGCTCACGGTACGGTCTGCTCTTGGCCCGCACCGATCCGGATCGGCCCAAGAACGCGGGAATCACCTGCTTTTTGCTCGATATGAGCTCGCCCGGTGTCGCGGTGCGGCCCTTGCGCCAGATTACCGGCGGCGAGCACTTCTGCGAGGTGTTCCTCGATCAGGTAGCGGTGCCCGACAGTGCCCGCCTCGGCCCGGTACACGAGGGCTGGCGAGTGGCGTTGTCGGCGCTCAATGCGGAGCGGTCCGGACTGTCCGGTGGCTCGGACGCCGGTGGCGTCGCCCTCGGGCCGGTCATCGAACTCGCCCGCCGCCGTGGCCGGTGGCAGGTGGAGTCGGAGCGCGACCGGCTGGTCGCGCTCATCGCCACCGAACGCGCCCTCGCCCTGACCAACCTCCGAAATCGCGCGGCGGCACCGCGTTCCGGCACCAGCGCGGCGGGCTCGATCACCAAACTGGTGCAATCAGAGCTGTCGCAGCGCATTGCCGAGATCCGGTTCGAACTGGCCGGTCCGCAGGCGGCGTACTGGGACGAGGGCGAACCCGGACTGGTCACCGAGGCTGGAGCCGAACCGATCGGGGATGCCGCCTACGGTCTACTCGATAGCCGCCGCCTCACCATAGCGGGTGGCACCTCGGAAATTCAGCGCGGCATCATCGCCCATCGCGTGCTCGGCCTCGAGCGCGAACCCGACCCCGACCGAGGCCGACCCTGGCGCGAACTGCGGCGTGGCTGA
- a CDS encoding 2Fe-2S iron-sulfur cluster-binding protein — protein sequence MDASTPAQPPTVTVRPSGARFPAGAGQAIMSAGVAAGYRWPTICGGKGDCRVCFIEVLENPEHLSEPEPAEAQAIREITNTLGRRAGQVRLACQAVVHGDVVVHKRGVRPATRNNTEGGDLP from the coding sequence GTGGACGCCTCGACGCCAGCCCAACCGCCGACGGTAACCGTGCGACCATCCGGCGCGAGATTCCCCGCCGGTGCGGGCCAGGCCATCATGTCGGCCGGGGTCGCCGCGGGATACCGATGGCCAACCATCTGCGGCGGCAAGGGCGACTGCCGCGTCTGCTTCATCGAGGTGCTCGAAAATCCCGAGCACCTATCGGAGCCCGAACCCGCTGAGGCGCAGGCTATTCGGGAGATCACCAACACCCTGGGGCGGCGGGCCGGACAGGTCCGGCTGGCCTGTCAGGCGGTAGTGCACGGCGATGTCGTGGTGCACAAGCGCGGGGTCCGCCCCGCAACGCGCAACAACACCGAAGGAGGTGACCTGCCATGA
- a CDS encoding Zn-ribbon domain-containing OB-fold protein has translation MTVEPIDPHIMEWHEGRPRLLGCRCRTCAETNFPAQDSCRRCGGAEVAVVPLAEHGTLWSWTIQRFAPPSPPYVPQAEPFEPFGIGYVELPGEVIVETLLTEADATALRIGMPMRLTVLEVPTHCGAQAATFAFAPVIEGER, from the coding sequence ATGACCGTCGAGCCGATCGACCCACACATCATGGAATGGCACGAGGGCAGGCCCCGGCTGCTCGGCTGCCGATGCCGAACCTGTGCCGAGACCAACTTCCCCGCTCAGGATTCGTGCCGACGCTGCGGCGGAGCCGAGGTCGCCGTGGTGCCGCTGGCCGAACACGGCACGCTGTGGAGCTGGACAATACAGCGCTTCGCACCGCCCAGTCCGCCATATGTGCCACAAGCCGAGCCGTTCGAGCCGTTCGGGATCGGCTACGTCGAACTGCCCGGAGAAGTTATCGTGGAAACTTTGCTGACCGAGGCGGACGCGACCGCCCTGCGAATCGGTATGCCGATGCGGCTGACGGTCCTCGAAGTGCCGACCCACTGTGGCGCGCAGGCAGCAACATTCGCCTTCGCCCCAGTGATCGAGGGAGAACGCTGA
- a CDS encoding thiolase family protein, whose translation MPNEVAIIGIGCTPFGRYQDTTVRREAVRAIQRALADAQVSWADIEYAVGGSMSGGSADTLVAELGFTGVPFLNVFNGCATGSSSLSAAVHAITSGAAELALVVGFDSHPRGAFAIQPEQLGLGQWYGSTGLAVTAQFFALKIQRYLHEHALPTRLLSSVAAKAFRNGAQNPNAWRRKPLSEADIDRSPMLSDPLRQYMLCSPGDGACALVLCAGERAKSLRPDPVYIAATAVRTRRPGSFEVLSPSLSIDRGNSPSVDAARAAFEQAGIGPHEVELAQLQDTDAGAELIHLAETGLCAHGEQTELIERGATEIEGALPVNTDGGCLANGEPIGASGLRQIHENVLQLRGTAGVRQLPVRPLVAFSHVYGAPGLSGCTILTR comes from the coding sequence ATGCCGAACGAGGTTGCGATCATCGGCATCGGCTGCACGCCGTTCGGCCGATATCAGGACACCACGGTTCGCCGCGAAGCCGTCCGCGCGATCCAGCGCGCACTCGCCGACGCCCAGGTGTCCTGGGCCGATATCGAGTACGCGGTGGGCGGCAGCATGTCCGGCGGTTCCGCGGACACCCTGGTCGCCGAACTCGGCTTCACCGGCGTGCCGTTCCTCAACGTGTTCAACGGATGCGCAACCGGCAGCAGTTCGCTCAGCGCGGCGGTACACGCCATCACCTCCGGTGCCGCCGAACTCGCGCTGGTGGTCGGATTCGATTCGCATCCGCGGGGCGCATTCGCGATCCAGCCCGAGCAGCTGGGCCTTGGCCAGTGGTACGGCAGCACCGGACTAGCGGTCACCGCACAGTTCTTCGCCCTGAAGATCCAGCGGTATCTGCATGAACACGCGCTGCCGACGCGCCTGCTGAGCTCCGTGGCCGCCAAAGCATTCCGCAATGGCGCACAGAATCCGAACGCATGGCGGCGTAAACCGCTGTCCGAAGCCGACATAGACCGATCCCCGATGCTCAGCGACCCACTGCGCCAATACATGCTGTGCTCGCCAGGAGATGGGGCCTGCGCACTCGTACTCTGCGCTGGCGAGCGGGCGAAGTCATTGCGGCCCGACCCGGTCTACATCGCTGCCACGGCGGTGCGCACCCGGCGACCCGGGTCGTTCGAGGTGCTGAGTCCGTCGCTGTCGATCGACCGGGGAAACAGCCCCTCAGTCGACGCGGCCCGCGCCGCGTTCGAACAGGCCGGAATCGGCCCGCACGAAGTGGAGCTGGCCCAACTGCAGGACACCGACGCCGGAGCGGAGCTGATTCACCTGGCCGAGACCGGGTTATGCGCCCACGGAGAGCAAACCGAACTGATCGAGCGCGGCGCCACCGAGATCGAGGGAGCGCTGCCGGTCAACACCGACGGCGGCTGCCTGGCCAACGGAGAACCGATCGGCGCGTCCGGACTACGCCAGATCCACGAGAACGTGCTGCAACTGCGCGGGACCGCGGGCGTACGTCAGCTGCCCGTCCGCCCGCTGGTCGCCTTCTCCCACGTCTACGGAGCACCCGGCCTGAGCGGCTGCACCATCCTGACCCGGTGA
- a CDS encoding ferredoxin, with protein sequence MEVAVDRELCVGHGVCESIAADLFAVGDDGTVQILRTEIPAELAAAAATAVAGCPTRALRLVTRNSQ encoded by the coding sequence GTGGAAGTTGCCGTTGACCGCGAATTATGTGTGGGGCACGGCGTGTGCGAATCGATCGCCGCGGATCTTTTCGCCGTCGGCGACGACGGCACCGTGCAGATCTTGCGCACCGAGATTCCGGCCGAACTGGCCGCCGCGGCGGCGACCGCAGTGGCCGGCTGCCCCACTCGGGCGCTGCGCCTCGTCACCCGAAACAGCCAGTAA